The Mucilaginibacter yixingensis genome window below encodes:
- a CDS encoding SusC/RagA family TonB-linked outer membrane protein, producing the protein MCVFTRIKVFATCGAMCLLSVAYAQQDAPVGKQKEIKIINGYTVTGQVTDAATRKPLSGVNVSVQDVAAVITDDKGNFKITVPSKTSLLQVSIQGYQYKELAVNGRASINVALYEDGFNSVYDMVTLPFSQQTKTRLNYAATSVTTTESSWSHSHETIDNSLQGQVSGLNVIRRSGTPGEGANLFLRGFNSINATNQPLYVIDGVIYDATSYGNSIIGGHINNPLATIDVKDIDNITVIKDGASYYGSRGANGVVLITTAHARELTTRIDFAAYGGYNFTPKNIPVLNSSDYRLYLSDVLRSAGQTDAQIQALPYMNDNPSNPTYYQYHNNTDWQKRTFNNSFNQNYYLKVTGGDNIAKYALSVGYLRNGGVIDSTNLQRYSTRFNADLNLTPKLTANTNLSFSSSEQNLKDQGLVSTNPMLVSLIKAPFLSEHQVAANGTQSPNLADVDVFGVSNPRSLIKTGQEVSKYYRFTGSVRFNYQFNKHNSLTTITGLTYDKVRENTFIPRLGVAPDTLRNAVAYSRLGASIQRYNSIYNDTWYSFKTNFRHEQDLMVNVGFRYHNSEAEQDYAQGYNSSTDDFVSIGNGVTSLRNLSGDYGKWIWLNTYAAANYSLQHKYFLSANLSVDGSSRFGNQISDALTIGGAKYAVLPSVGAGWLLSSEEFLANSNVVELLKLRASYGLTGNDDIGNFNTKSYYTSQNLLGAEGLILNNIANPQLQWELSKKTNLGLDAALFHERLTFSIDAYHNATSKMVMFEPLASASGMQYVPSNSGAMHTDGLDFSLNTRLVNTSDIKVDAGINISTYRNRINTLPTNNMLTSYGGATMITSVGQPLAMFYGFKTNGVYSTSAQASAGGLNVRGTDGSLIPFRAGDVRFVDMNNDHVIDDKDRTIIGNPNPDFIGSFTGRFTWKNISVSALFTFSSGNDVYNAPRAILQSLSSPANQFGNVVNRWRFEGQVTDVPRASYNDPMGNARFSDRFIEDGSYIRLRSLAVNYNLPVKPKFLKYATIYATADNLFTATHYLGYDPEFGATASPLTQGIDTGLEPQFRTIQLGLRIGL; encoded by the coding sequence ATGTGTGTATTTACCCGAATAAAAGTGTTTGCAACATGCGGGGCCATGTGCCTGCTCTCTGTCGCCTATGCGCAGCAGGATGCCCCTGTGGGAAAACAAAAGGAAATTAAAATTATAAACGGCTATACCGTTACCGGCCAGGTAACCGATGCGGCCACACGCAAGCCGCTCTCAGGCGTCAACGTGTCGGTGCAGGATGTTGCTGCCGTTATTACCGATGATAAAGGAAATTTCAAGATCACCGTGCCTTCAAAAACCAGCTTGCTGCAGGTTTCAATACAGGGCTATCAGTATAAAGAGCTAGCCGTTAACGGTCGCGCAAGTATTAACGTGGCTTTGTATGAGGATGGTTTCAACTCGGTATATGATATGGTAACGCTGCCTTTTAGCCAGCAAACCAAAACACGGTTAAACTATGCCGCAACCTCTGTAACTACTACCGAGAGCAGCTGGAGCCACTCGCACGAAACCATTGATAACTCTTTACAGGGGCAGGTGAGCGGTCTGAACGTAATCCGTCGCTCTGGTACGCCGGGCGAAGGGGCCAACTTGTTTTTGCGTGGTTTTAACTCTATCAACGCAACAAACCAGCCTTTGTATGTAATTGACGGGGTGATTTATGATGCGACAAGCTATGGTAACTCTATCATCGGCGGCCATATCAATAACCCGCTGGCAACTATCGATGTAAAGGATATTGACAACATTACCGTTATTAAAGATGGTGCGTCTTATTACGGTAGCCGCGGCGCTAACGGCGTGGTGCTCATTACCACCGCGCACGCCCGCGAACTGACTACCCGCATTGACTTTGCGGCTTACGGCGGCTACAACTTTACACCGAAAAACATCCCGGTGCTGAACAGCAGCGATTACCGCCTGTACCTGTCGGACGTATTGCGCAGCGCCGGACAGACCGACGCCCAGATTCAGGCGCTGCCGTATATGAATGATAATCCGTCAAACCCGACCTATTATCAGTACCATAATAATACCGATTGGCAGAAACGCACTTTTAACAATAGCTTCAACCAAAACTATTACCTGAAAGTTACCGGCGGCGATAATATTGCCAAATACGCCCTCTCGGTAGGTTATCTGCGCAACGGCGGTGTAATTGACAGCACCAACCTGCAGCGCTACAGCACCCGTTTCAATGCCGATCTGAATTTGACACCGAAACTGACCGCTAACACCAACCTGTCGTTCTCATCATCAGAACAAAACCTGAAAGACCAAGGCCTGGTTTCTACCAACCCTATGTTGGTGAGCTTAATTAAGGCACCGTTCTTATCAGAACACCAGGTGGCCGCCAATGGCACACAATCGCCCAACCTGGCCGATGTGGATGTGTTTGGCGTGAGCAACCCACGTTCGCTTATTAAAACCGGTCAGGAGGTAAGCAAATACTATCGTTTTACAGGTTCGGTTAGGTTCAACTATCAGTTTAACAAACACAACAGTTTAACCACTATTACTGGTTTGACGTATGACAAGGTGCGCGAGAATACCTTCATCCCGCGCCTGGGTGTAGCACCGGATACGTTGAGAAACGCTGTGGCTTACAGTCGGCTGGGCGCTTCGATCCAACGCTATAATTCAATTTATAACGATACCTGGTACAGCTTCAAAACCAACTTTCGCCATGAGCAAGACCTGATGGTGAACGTAGGTTTCCGCTACCACAACAGCGAGGCCGAGCAAGACTATGCTCAGGGCTACAACTCATCAACCGATGATTTTGTGAGCATAGGCAACGGTGTTACCAGCCTGCGCAACCTGAGCGGCGATTATGGCAAGTGGATCTGGCTAAATACCTATGCAGCTGCTAACTATAGCCTGCAGCACAAATATTTCCTGTCGGCTAACCTGTCGGTGGATGGTTCATCACGTTTTGGTAACCAGATCTCAGATGCGTTGACCATCGGCGGAGCCAAGTACGCGGTGCTGCCGTCGGTAGGAGCAGGCTGGTTGCTATCGTCAGAAGAGTTTTTGGCTAACTCAAACGTGGTGGAATTACTGAAACTACGCGCCAGCTACGGACTGACCGGTAACGATGATATTGGCAACTTCAACACCAAATCATACTACACCTCACAAAACCTGCTGGGTGCCGAAGGTTTGATATTAAACAATATTGCCAACCCGCAATTGCAATGGGAGCTGAGCAAGAAAACCAACCTGGGCTTAGATGCGGCTTTGTTTCATGAGCGCTTAACCTTCAGCATTGATGCTTACCATAATGCCACCTCAAAAATGGTGATGTTTGAGCCATTGGCCAGTGCCAGCGGTATGCAATACGTGCCATCAAACAGCGGAGCCATGCATACAGATGGTTTAGATTTCAGCCTGAACACCCGTTTGGTTAACACCAGCGATATTAAGGTTGATGCCGGCATCAACATCTCTACTTATCGTAACCGCATTAACACACTGCCAACCAACAATATGCTCACCAGCTATGGTGGTGCCACCATGATTACCAGCGTGGGCCAACCATTGGCTATGTTCTACGGGTTTAAAACCAATGGCGTTTACTCCACATCAGCCCAGGCCAGTGCCGGTGGTTTAAATGTACGCGGTACCGATGGCAGCCTGATTCCGTTCAGAGCTGGTGATGTACGTTTTGTGGATATGAACAATGACCACGTAATTGATGATAAAGACCGCACCATCATTGGCAACCCTAATCCTGATTTCATCGGTAGCTTTACCGGTCGCTTCACCTGGAAAAATATCTCAGTAAGTGCGCTGTTCACTTTCAGCAGTGGTAACGATGTTTACAATGCACCAAGGGCTATCCTGCAGTCGTTGTCATCGCCAGCTAACCAGTTTGGCAACGTGGTGAACCGTTGGAGATTTGAAGGTCAGGTGACGGATGTACCGCGTGCATCATACAATGATCCGATGGGTAACGCCCGTTTCTCAGATCGTTTTATTGAGGATGGTTCATACATCCGCCTGCGCTCGCTGGCTGTAAACTATAACCTGCCGGTAAAACCTAAGTTTTTGAAATACGCCACTATTTATGCCACTGCCGATAACCTGTTTACCGCCACCCATTACCTGGGCTATGATCCGGAGTTTGGTGCAACGGCTAGTCCGCTAACACA
- a CDS encoding fasciclin domain-containing protein: protein MLIKHIKHLLLLLVVPAAIVSCNKYNKQIEPNQPELGENLEQLIQQNPQLSKFNEYLVKTGYDKVLSSSKMFTVWAPDNQTLAGLDAGIVSDTAKLKQFVGNHLVNLAYTTDMPNPSLRIQSLNGKYINFSKTQFEDATIVSANKYVSNGVLHTINKVVLPKPNVWEYVNTTTYAEKAAISSLDYTAIDSTKAVQIGIDPVTGKPVYQAGTGLITKNQLYDRVGDLRNEAQLYTFILLTDNALASERAKIKPYVVGATPAQTELTASLHVIKDLVIKGQYNVADLPATLTSADGVVVPIDKTAILETHVVSNGVVYVMSKADVKLSDKIRTYKREGELPDGFSQNDKSGNILYRTRINPNTNQIYNDIFIYNHKVPLFNVRYRIPELYAVKYQVYWVAPADATTQTVTFKQRFEINDPASTLFPEIPITLKNFNEVYIGDYTAATFGSAIAYVIAANNGVDGTNTINLDYFKLVPVLP from the coding sequence ATGTTGATCAAACACATCAAACACTTACTGTTGCTGCTGGTAGTACCGGCGGCAATAGTAAGCTGTAATAAATATAACAAGCAAATAGAGCCAAATCAGCCAGAGCTGGGTGAGAACCTGGAGCAGCTGATACAGCAAAATCCGCAGCTGAGCAAGTTTAACGAGTACCTGGTAAAAACCGGGTATGATAAGGTACTGTCGTCATCAAAAATGTTCACCGTTTGGGCGCCTGATAACCAAACCCTGGCAGGCCTTGACGCCGGTATTGTAAGCGATACCGCCAAGCTGAAACAGTTTGTGGGCAACCACCTGGTAAACCTGGCTTATACTACAGATATGCCAAACCCATCGCTGCGTATTCAATCGCTGAACGGTAAATACATCAACTTCAGCAAAACGCAGTTTGAGGATGCTACCATTGTATCGGCCAATAAATATGTCAGCAATGGCGTGCTGCACACCATCAACAAAGTGGTGCTGCCTAAGCCAAACGTATGGGAGTATGTAAATACAACCACTTATGCTGAGAAAGCCGCTATTTCTAGTCTGGATTATACGGCTATCGACTCTACCAAAGCTGTACAAATAGGTATCGACCCCGTTACCGGTAAGCCGGTTTATCAGGCGGGTACAGGGCTCATCACCAAAAATCAGTTGTATGACCGTGTAGGTGATCTGCGTAACGAGGCCCAGCTTTACACCTTCATTCTGTTGACTGATAACGCCCTGGCATCAGAGCGCGCCAAAATTAAACCTTATGTAGTAGGCGCAACGCCTGCGCAAACAGAGTTGACCGCATCGCTGCATGTTATTAAAGATCTGGTTATTAAAGGCCAATACAATGTGGCTGATCTGCCGGCCACGCTAACATCTGCCGATGGGGTAGTGGTGCCTATTGATAAAACCGCCATCCTTGAAACACATGTGGTAAGTAACGGTGTGGTATATGTTATGAGCAAGGCCGATGTAAAACTGTCTGATAAGATACGCACCTACAAACGCGAAGGCGAACTGCCTGACGGCTTTAGTCAGAACGATAAAAGCGGCAACATCCTGTATCGTACCAGGATCAACCCAAATACTAACCAGATTTATAATGACATCTTTATTTATAACCACAAGGTGCCGCTGTTTAACGTGCGCTACCGCATCCCTGAATTATACGCGGTGAAATACCAGGTGTATTGGGTTGCCCCGGCCGACGCTACCACACAAACGGTGACGTTTAAGCAACGCTTTGAGATTAACGACCCGGCATCAACGCTTTTCCCGGAGATCCCGATCACGCTGAAAAACTTTAACGAAGTGTACATAGGCGATTACACCGCCGCCACCTTTGGTAGCGCCATTGCCTACGTAATTGCCGCCAACAACGGGGTAGATGGTACCAACACCATCAACCTTGATTATTTCAAACTTGTACCGGTATTGCCATAA
- a CDS encoding fasciclin domain-containing protein codes for MKTLISKKWLALITVIIALTAVLAGCKREQFQLETTSDVNILGYLQKDPGSYSMFISILEKAGSAGTLNGYGTYTLFVPTNDAVKLYLKDINKSSVTDISEADAKDIVKIHLIRDTITSDQFNDGKLRTPTMYGQSLLTGAQNIGGLTTLTINRQATVLKADIRTGNGIIHVIDHVLKPAKLTGAQMIEQNPSYSIFTQALKATTLYDTLNVLPANAPDSLHMFYTVMAESDAVFKAAGINSFADLKAKYSNTGNPASIQDSLHLYMDYHILPGLKYLPDIFKASSHTTLSPLDVITTKLVGSDILINDDDFDGKHEPGSAVDRANSDNTTANGVLHAMAQDYFIKVRFPVPVYWEVTDQPEFQKLNGIYRVTNKSSAKFADGDIQDIRWQTGSVQYMCAPEARQFYVYHNDYLYIAALRTAATANSWIELKTPLLVKGRYKVWICFIRRGGGKGVSVLFDGTLLPRVLNLTESLPSQVLVGSNWTYPSGSTPASLEALGKKITFGGGKVPFYNNPAQTIDYYKDNYGLLAGTITVTKTDRHIIRLQATADASGDVDIDMIHFIPETMDQQYPKFNPDGTVIQKP; via the coding sequence ATGAAAACTTTAATTTCAAAAAAATGGCTAGCGCTGATCACCGTGATCATCGCGCTTACAGCCGTTCTGGCCGGCTGCAAAAGAGAACAGTTTCAGTTAGAAACCACATCAGATGTAAACATCCTCGGTTATCTGCAAAAAGATCCGGGTAGTTACTCCATGTTTATCTCGATACTTGAAAAAGCAGGCAGCGCCGGAACGCTTAATGGTTATGGTACCTACACACTTTTTGTACCTACCAATGATGCCGTTAAACTGTATCTGAAAGATATTAACAAGTCATCGGTAACTGATATTAGCGAGGCTGATGCCAAGGATATCGTAAAGATTCACCTCATTCGCGATACCATCACCTCAGATCAGTTTAATGATGGTAAACTGCGCACGCCAACCATGTATGGCCAGTCGTTGCTAACCGGCGCGCAAAACATTGGCGGATTGACCACGCTGACCATCAACCGTCAGGCTACAGTTTTAAAAGCTGATATCCGTACCGGTAATGGCATTATCCACGTCATCGATCACGTGCTGAAACCGGCTAAGCTAACCGGTGCGCAAATGATTGAGCAAAATCCAAGCTATTCCATCTTTACGCAGGCGCTCAAAGCCACTACGCTATATGATACGCTGAATGTATTGCCGGCCAATGCGCCAGACTCGCTGCATATGTTCTACACGGTAATGGCAGAGTCGGATGCGGTATTTAAGGCAGCGGGCATTAACTCTTTTGCAGATCTGAAAGCCAAGTATAGCAACACCGGTAACCCGGCATCAATACAAGACAGCCTGCACCTGTATATGGATTACCACATTCTACCAGGATTGAAATATCTACCAGATATCTTCAAAGCATCATCGCACACCACACTGTCGCCACTGGATGTAATTACCACCAAGCTGGTTGGCTCTGATATTTTAATTAACGATGACGACTTTGACGGCAAACACGAGCCTGGTTCTGCAGTAGACCGTGCCAATAGCGATAACACTACCGCCAACGGCGTACTGCATGCCATGGCACAGGATTACTTTATTAAAGTGCGTTTCCCGGTACCGGTTTACTGGGAGGTGACCGATCAGCCTGAGTTCCAGAAGCTGAATGGTATTTACCGGGTAACCAACAAGAGCAGCGCCAAATTTGCCGATGGCGATATTCAGGATATCCGTTGGCAAACCGGTTCTGTACAGTACATGTGCGCACCAGAGGCCCGTCAGTTCTATGTATACCATAATGACTACCTGTACATTGCTGCCTTGCGTACTGCTGCAACCGCCAATAGCTGGATTGAACTGAAAACGCCGCTGCTGGTAAAAGGCCGCTACAAAGTGTGGATCTGCTTTATCCGTCGCGGTGGTGGTAAAGGGGTATCGGTACTGTTTGATGGTACATTGTTGCCACGCGTGCTTAACCTGACCGAAAGCTTACCATCGCAAGTGTTGGTGGGTAGTAACTGGACGTATCCGTCTGGCAGTACGCCGGCATCATTAGAGGCCTTGGGTAAAAAGATCACTTTTGGTGGCGGTAAGGTGCCTTTCTATAACAATCCTGCCCAAACTATTGATTACTATAAAGATAACTACGGTTTGCTGGCCGGTACCATTACCGTTACCAAAACAGATCGTCACATCATCAGGCTGCAGGCTACTGCCGATGCATCTGGCGACGTTGACATCGATATGATCCACTTTATTCCGGAAACTATGGATCAGCAGTATCCTAAGTTCAACCCGGATGGCACCGTAATTCAGAAACCTTAA
- a CDS encoding RagB/SusD family nutrient uptake outer membrane protein: MNIKVKSMIALMALVLFSATSCNKYLTLKPQDGIIRQDFWQTKEQLAAAVNGCYASLLADPLVEKLFLWGELRGDMLGAGSGIKGDDVNVINVNINSSNGITDWSVIYKTINNCNTILDFGPGVLKSDNTLTQPVLNGYLGEAYALRALMYFYLARTFGDVPLKLKSTTSDADNLQIAKSPQADVFNQVLSDLKQAEGMVAKNYGNNDLNKGRITYYAVEATLADLYLWLNQYDNASKACDNIINSGQFTLVPGDANWFTTVYFQGNSAESIFEIQFNVNKLNPFYNMFAVSSKRFKAGLLVGSDIYTIDNVNIDNKDIRGDGAALKFSDASIYKYQGINASSTRASSASYAHWFVYRYSDILLMKAEAQNQLGNGQAALDAINVIRTRANALPSSAMVVQPTDKDGITDYLLAERAREFAFEGKRWFDLLRNARRNNYARLDLLLNIPSTTTDPQYQQAAIVKFRDQRSHYLPIFLSELQTNKALVQNPFYQ, from the coding sequence ATGAATATAAAAGTAAAATCGATGATTGCCCTGATGGCGCTAGTGTTGTTCAGCGCTACATCGTGCAACAAGTATTTAACCTTGAAGCCGCAAGACGGCATCATTCGCCAGGATTTCTGGCAAACTAAAGAGCAACTGGCTGCGGCAGTTAACGGTTGCTATGCCTCGCTGCTGGCAGACCCACTGGTAGAAAAGCTGTTTTTGTGGGGCGAGCTGCGCGGCGATATGCTGGGTGCCGGTTCTGGTATCAAAGGTGACGATGTGAATGTGATCAATGTTAACATCAACTCATCTAACGGCATTACAGATTGGTCTGTCATTTACAAAACCATCAATAATTGTAACACCATTCTTGATTTTGGTCCGGGGGTATTAAAGTCTGATAATACGCTTACCCAGCCCGTGCTGAACGGCTACCTGGGCGAGGCTTATGCTCTGCGTGCCCTGATGTATTTTTACCTGGCCCGCACATTTGGCGATGTGCCGCTGAAACTGAAATCGACCACGAGTGATGCCGATAACCTGCAGATTGCCAAAAGTCCCCAGGCCGATGTATTTAACCAGGTGCTATCTGATTTGAAACAAGCCGAAGGCATGGTGGCCAAAAACTATGGCAATAACGATCTGAACAAAGGCCGGATTACCTATTACGCGGTAGAAGCCACGCTGGCCGATCTGTACCTGTGGCTTAACCAGTATGACAACGCCAGCAAAGCTTGCGATAACATTATCAACTCTGGCCAGTTTACACTTGTTCCTGGCGATGCCAACTGGTTTACTACGGTTTATTTCCAGGGCAACTCTGCCGAAAGCATTTTTGAAATTCAATTTAATGTAAATAAACTCAATCCGTTCTACAACATGTTTGCCGTATCCAGCAAACGCTTTAAAGCAGGTTTGTTGGTGGGCTCTGATATTTATACGATTGATAATGTAAACATTGATAATAAAGATATCCGGGGCGATGGCGCCGCACTGAAATTCAGCGATGCCAGCATTTACAAATACCAGGGCATCAACGCCAGCTCAACCCGTGCTTCTTCAGCGTCTTATGCACACTGGTTTGTTTACCGTTACTCTGATATATTGCTGATGAAGGCTGAGGCCCAGAATCAGTTGGGTAATGGCCAGGCCGCGCTGGATGCCATCAATGTCATCCGCACACGTGCCAACGCATTGCCATCATCAGCCATGGTGGTACAGCCTACAGACAAAGACGGCATTACCGATTACCTGCTGGCCGAGCGTGCCCGCGAGTTTGCTTTTGAAGGCAAACGCTGGTTTGACCTGCTGCGCAATGCCCGCCGCAACAACTATGCCCGTTTGGACCTGCTGCTGAACATTCCAAGCACCACGACCGATCCGCAGTATCAGCAGGCGGCGATTGTGAAGTTCCGCGATCAGCGTAGTCATTACCTGCCTATCTTCTTGTCTGAATTACAGACCAACAAGGCACTTGTACAGAATCCTTTTTACCAATAA
- a CDS encoding SusC/RagA family TonB-linked outer membrane protein encodes MRVLFTRFLLLGVVAVTAVHVNTVKAQTAPAAAQATTVTIRGKVIDKKDKQSLIGATVVEIDKDKRTVGGVATDLNGNFALKLKNPKNKISFSLIGYKTQVVDVLNRTTINIELEQTSNTLSDVVVTANKTTSNGLLTIDRRNSTTAVATLNAKDIEEMSSATIDQALQGRLPGVDIAANSGDPGAGMQIRIRGTSTINGSTNPLIVLDGMPYETEVPSDFNFGTADEQGYAALLNIAPADIADISVLKDAAATAVWGSRAANGVLVINTKRGKVGAPQVTYTLRVTGSKQPDAIPMLTGNQYSQLIPEEVMNRTGTPLNTQTVKEFLYDPSDRYYYYNYSNNTNWVDAITRTGVTHDHNLSLSGGGEKARYFASVSYLNQTGTTMGTALGRITTRINLDYDVSNRIKFRTDISYAHSNTDKAYEDDARSIAYQKMPNMSIYEFNTNGINTGNYLSPVSNIQGTYPGTFNPVAMLAAGKNNAISERIVPHFNLQYDIVPSLFRATFDIQFDINNLKNKTFLPQIATGQPISNTNVNNAFDGDADQFSIETKTNFIFTPHLGENHEFIGLLSFMSNDNKSTTLQEQSSNSASVQLQDPSIDSRVQGLSSSFSQTRSVAALINGQYSFMDRYIINAGLRLDGNSKFGPDKRWGLFPSISGRWRISGEKFMKGVDFISDLSLRGSYGQSGNDPKNNYSFYNQYGNYAWDYLGSPAVYSQNIQLNNLRYETVTGQDVGLTFALWKNRINVDVDLYRNRTTDLFFNGLQLPSISGFSTINMNVGTMDNQGWEINLNATAIKTKDYAIDFNFNIANNTNIIRQISPFYPSTQGDITTNGQYKTLLQINNPFGSFYGFKYQGVYKDQAATVATDANGKPIVGLDGVPLQMRFNYPANNYVFKPGDAKYADINHDGNIDYKDVVYLGNGNPKFTGGFGPTVTYKGALKLTFFFSYRFGYQIVNGTRMVTSNMYGFNNQSTEVLQRWRNPGDITNVPRALWNDGYNWLGSDRYVEDGSFIRLRSITARYTFTKRMVAKLGIKSASAYITAENLFTFTKYTGQDPEVSVRGSDPFRVATDNSMTPPTRNLALGLVIGF; translated from the coding sequence ATGAGAGTACTATTTACCCGTTTTCTATTATTAGGCGTGGTGGCGGTTACCGCTGTGCACGTTAATACGGTAAAAGCTCAGACCGCTCCGGCCGCTGCCCAGGCTACTACGGTTACTATACGTGGTAAGGTGATCGACAAGAAAGATAAGCAGTCGCTCATTGGCGCTACTGTGGTGGAGATTGATAAAGACAAGCGTACTGTAGGCGGTGTGGCGACGGACCTTAACGGTAACTTCGCACTGAAGCTAAAAAATCCTAAAAACAAGATCTCTTTCTCGCTCATTGGCTATAAAACCCAGGTGGTAGATGTGCTTAACCGCACCACCATCAACATAGAGCTAGAGCAAACATCAAATACGCTGAGCGACGTAGTGGTTACCGCCAACAAAACCACCAGCAATGGTTTGCTCACAATAGATCGCCGTAACTCTACCACTGCGGTAGCTACTTTGAATGCTAAAGACATTGAGGAGATGTCGTCCGCAACTATTGACCAGGCTTTACAGGGCCGTTTACCGGGTGTGGATATTGCCGCCAACTCTGGCGACCCGGGCGCAGGCATGCAGATCAGGATTCGTGGTACGTCTACCATCAACGGCTCAACCAATCCGCTGATTGTGCTGGACGGTATGCCTTATGAAACTGAAGTCCCGTCAGACTTTAACTTCGGTACTGCCGACGAGCAGGGCTACGCAGCATTGTTGAACATTGCCCCGGCTGATATTGCCGACATTTCTGTACTGAAAGATGCGGCTGCCACTGCGGTATGGGGCTCACGCGCGGCCAATGGCGTATTGGTGATCAATACCAAACGTGGTAAGGTGGGTGCGCCGCAGGTAACTTATACGCTGCGGGTAACCGGCTCAAAACAGCCTGACGCTATTCCGATGCTGACCGGTAACCAATACTCTCAGCTGATACCTGAAGAGGTGATGAACCGCACCGGTACGCCGCTGAATACCCAAACCGTAAAAGAGTTTTTGTATGACCCAAGCGACCGCTACTACTATTACAACTATAGCAACAACACTAACTGGGTTGATGCCATTACCCGTACCGGCGTTACGCACGATCATAACCTCTCGCTATCAGGCGGTGGCGAAAAGGCGCGCTACTTTGCTTCGGTAAGTTACCTGAACCAAACCGGTACTACCATGGGTACTGCCCTGGGCCGTATTACCACCCGTATCAACCTTGATTATGATGTGTCAAACCGCATAAAGTTCCGTACGGATATCTCTTACGCGCACTCTAATACAGACAAGGCTTATGAAGACGATGCCCGCAGCATTGCCTATCAAAAAATGCCTAACATGTCTATCTATGAGTTTAATACCAATGGCATAAATACGGGCAATTACCTGTCGCCGGTATCAAACATTCAGGGCACTTATCCAGGCACTTTTAACCCGGTTGCCATGCTGGCGGCTGGTAAGAACAACGCCATCAGCGAGCGTATTGTTCCGCATTTTAACTTGCAGTATGATATCGTTCCTAGCTTGTTCCGTGCTACTTTTGATATTCAGTTTGATATCAACAACCTCAAAAACAAAACCTTTTTACCGCAGATTGCTACCGGTCAGCCCATCAGCAACACTAACGTAAACAACGCTTTTGATGGCGATGCCGATCAGTTCAGCATTGAAACCAAAACCAACTTTATCTTCACCCCGCATCTGGGCGAGAATCATGAGTTTATTGGTTTACTGTCGTTCATGAGTAACGATAATAAATCAACCACGTTGCAAGAGCAATCGTCAAACTCTGCTTCGGTACAGTTACAGGATCCATCGATTGACTCACGCGTGCAGGGTTTGTCGTCAAGCTTTTCGCAAACCCGTAGTGTGGCTGCCCTGATAAACGGTCAGTACAGCTTTATGGATCGTTACATCATCAACGCCGGTTTGCGTTTAGATGGTAACTCCAAATTCGGTCCGGATAAACGCTGGGGCCTGTTCCCATCAATTTCCGGTCGTTGGAGAATCTCGGGCGAGAAGTTCATGAAAGGCGTTGATTTCATCAGCGATCTGAGCTTACGCGGTAGCTACGGCCAGAGCGGTAATGACCCAAAAAACAATTACTCATTCTATAACCAGTACGGCAACTACGCCTGGGATTATCTGGGCTCACCAGCGGTTTACTCGCAGAACATCCAGCTGAATAACCTGCGCTATGAAACTGTTACCGGTCAGGATGTTGGTTTAACCTTTGCCCTTTGGAAAAACCGCATCAATGTGGATGTGGATTTGTACCGCAACCGCACCACCGATTTGTTTTTTAACGGTCTGCAGTTGCCAAGTATATCCGGCTTCAGCACTATTAATATGAACGTGGGTACTATGGACAACCAGGGCTGGGAGATTAACCTGAATGCTACTGCCATCAAAACCAAGGATTATGCAATTGATTTCAATTTCAACATTGCAAACAATACCAACATCATCCGCCAGATCTCTCCGTTTTATCCAAGCACCCAGGGTGATATCACCACCAACGGTCAATATAAAACCTTATTGCAAATTAACAATCCGTTCGGCTCTTTCTACGGCTTTAAATACCAGGGCGTTTACAAAGACCAGGCCGCAACCGTGGCTACTGATGCCAACGGCAAACCAATTGTAGGTCTTGACGGTGTACCGCTGCAAATGCGCTTTAACTACCCGGCAAACAATTATGTGTTTAAACCCGGCGACGCCAAATACGCAGACATTAACCACGATGGTAACATTGATTATAAAGACGTGGTTTACCTGGGCAATGGCAACCCTAAGTTTACCGGCGGTTTCGGGCCTACAGTTACCTACAAAGGCGCACTTAAGCTGACATTCTTCTTTAGTTATCGTTTTGGTTACCAAATTGTTAACGGTACCCGTATGGTTACCAGCAACATGTACGGCTTTAACAACCAAAGCACAGAAGTATTGCAAAGATGGCGTAACCCCGGCGATATCACCAATGTGCCACGAGCGCTGTGGAACGATGGTTATAACTGGTTAGGCTCAGATCGTTACGTTGAGGATGGCTCGTTCATTCGCTTGCGTTCAATTACTGCCCGTTACACCTTTACCAAAAGAATGGTGGCTAAACTGGGCATCAAGAGCGCCAGCGCCTACATCACAGCAGAGAACCTGTTCACCTTTACTAAATACACCGGACAAGACCCTGAGGTATCTGTTCGTGGCAGCGATCCGTTCCGCGTAGCCACAGATAACTCAATGACGCCACCTACACGCAACCTTGCACTGGGTTTGGTAATAGGATTTTAA